The genomic interval CGTCGTCGCAGCGGGCCGCGAGCTCGGGCAGCGCCCCCAGCGCGCTGCGCCACGCCCCGGGCGCCGAGGTGCAGTCGCTGTCGTGCAGCAGCACCGTGGCGCCACCCCGCAGGTCCGGCTCGATCGTCGCCAGCACGTTGGACGCGGTGGCGGTCGCCGTCCAGTCCCGGCCCCAGGCCGTCCACAGCACGGGGGTGAGGCCGAGGCGGTGGGAGGCGGCGAGCACCCCGGACGACAGCACCCCGTGTGGCGGCCGGACGTACCGCGGCGCCCGGCCGGTCGTCTCGGCCAGCAGGTCACGGGTCCGCGCCAGCTGGTCGTAGGTCGACATCGGGCCCCGCAGCAGCATCGGGCGGTGGTCCCACCCATGGACGGCCAGCTCGTGCCCCGCCGCGGCCATCTCCCGCACCAGGCCGGGCGAGCGCTGCGCCATCCCGCCGAGGACGAAGAAGGTGGCGCGGACGTCGAGCTCGTCCAGCACCTCGAGGAAGCTCGGGGTTGAGGCCGGGTCGGGACCGTCGTCGAAGGTCAGAGCGACATGGTCGGCGCGGCCAACGCCGGCCAGCGCGGGCGCGACCGCGGTGCGCAGCCCGCGAAACGTCGCCAGTGACGGCAGACCGTAAAGCAGCGCGCTGGCCGCCACGAGACCACCGCCCACCGTCGCGAGACCCGTTCCCGCGCGGCCCCGTCGCGCTTCCTGTCGTCGCATGCCCCCACCGCCGTGCGCCAAGCCGTTACCAGTCAGACCGTTACCAGTCAGGCCCCATGCCGGACCAGTCCCCGATGCACACTGTCCCACACCGTCGTGGCCGTTCCGCGCGACCCGCACGTTCCGTCACCACCATGCGTGGTATTTGTGTCGGGGAGTTGACTGAAGCAGGGGCCGGCGCCCTCGGCGCGTAACAACGACAAGGCCATCCGGTCCGACTCGACACCGCAACGCGATGGCCGGCAGCACCGGGGTTCCGATGGACGTCCGTCGTGGCCCCCTATCGACAGCCACCTCCTACGGACGACCAACCGTGGCCCCTGGCAGCGGCTCGCTCACGCGGATGCAGGACGATGTCACCGCGTGGTCTGTCCGTGTCCGAACGTGATACTGGTCCGGGACTGGGTCCCGGCGATCACGCGTCGGCGAACTGGAGGGGAGTCGCGCTGAACATCCCACGCATGGGCGCTATCGGCTGGATGTTCGTGGGCGCCATCGTTCTCGCCGGGATCGCGCTCAGCGCCGGCCGGCAGGACCCGGACGAGGCACGGATCGTCCTCTGGGGCGACTCGCTGGCCTGGGAGGCCCACGAATCGTTCGTCGCGGCCGCGCAGGCGGACGGCTCCAGCAAGACGCTCACCCGGACCTGGGGCGGCACGGCCCCCTGCGACTGGCTCGACGACATGCGTAAACAGGCCCGCCGCTGGGATCCGACCGTCGCCGTGCTCTCGTTCTCCGGCAACACCGGCTCCGACTGCATGCGCGACCGGGACCTGCTCACCGCCTACCGCACGGACGTCACGGAGGCCGTCGAGATCCTGACCCGCCGCGGGGTCGAAGTCGTTCTCACCGACTCCCCGCCCCGCAAGGACCAGCCGGTCGGGGCCGACGGGCTGACCGAGCTCGACCGGCTGTGGCGCGACATCGCCAGCATGCGGACGAACGTCCGGGTGGCCCCGGCAGGGGAGGTCCTCACCATCAAGGGCCTGTTCATGCCGCGGTTGGCCTGCGAGGCCGGCGAAGCCTGCGAGAAGGATGGGCAGGTACCCGTGCGCAGCCCGGACGGTGTGCACTTC from Parafrankia irregularis carries:
- a CDS encoding polysaccharide deacetylase family protein; the encoded protein is MRRQEARRGRAGTGLATVGGGLVAASALLYGLPSLATFRGLRTAVAPALAGVGRADHVALTFDDGPDPASTPSFLEVLDELDVRATFFVLGGMAQRSPGLVREMAAAGHELAVHGWDHRPMLLRGPMSTYDQLARTRDLLAETTGRAPRYVRPPHGVLSSGVLAASHRLGLTPVLWTAWGRDWTATATASNVLATIEPDLRGGATVLLHDSDCTSAPGAWRSALGALPELAARCDDAGLQLGPLAEHGLRPYA
- a CDS encoding SGNH/GDSL hydrolase family protein, translated to MGAIGWMFVGAIVLAGIALSAGRQDPDEARIVLWGDSLAWEAHESFVAAAQADGSSKTLTRTWGGTAPCDWLDDMRKQARRWDPTVAVLSFSGNTGSDCMRDRDLLTAYRTDVTEAVEILTRRGVEVVLTDSPPRKDQPVGADGLTELDRLWRDIASMRTNVRVAPAGEVLTIKGLFMPRLACEAGEACEKDGQVPVRSPDGVHFCPIIMPPMTPCPTRSFGAERFGRALAEAAQPEDTAAA